The DNA sequence GAACTACCCGGTCCGTCCGCATAAAAATGCGACGCGTTTTAAGCTGAAACCGTACGAGGCGCGCGTATACATCTGGAAAGAATAAGAAGGAATTTGCCTTTCTGTGTGGAATGAATACGGAAGGGAGATGATCAACACGGGGACGGTCGATCCGATTCGCTACCCGATCGGAACGTTTCAAGCGCCGCAGCAGTTTGAGGATGGGAAGGTGCAAGAGTGGATTGCTGCCATCCGCGGGCTGCCGAACGACTTAAGGGCCGCTGTTTTCGGCTTAAACGATGAGCAGCTCAACACGCCGTACCGCGACGGCGGCTGGACGGTGGCCCAAGTCGTCCACCATTTGGCCGATGCAAGCATGAACGCGTTTTTGCGCACGAAATGGGGAGTGACGGAAGACGACCCAACGGTGAAGCCGTTTGCGGAAAGCGAATGGGCGAAAACGGCCGATGCTTGCTCGCTGCCCATTGAACCGTCGCTTTTATTGCTTGACGGACTGCATGCACGGTGGACGACGCTGCTCGAGTCGATGACAGAAGCCGATTTTCATCGCCTCATCCAACCGGAAGGAGCGTTGCGGCCGATGCCGCTGTACGTATTGACCGCGCTGTATGCATGGCATGGCAGGCATCATACGGCGCAAATTGTGTCATTGCGGAAACGGAAAGGATGGTAAAAAGCCGCCGATTGGCGGCTTTTTTTACTCGATCGGCCGCACCGCTTGGGGCGGCCGATATATAGGCTCGCTCCGGAGAAAAGCCGCCTTTGCGCGGCTTTTTTCAAAAAACGTGCTGGACAAACATTTTTGTTAAAAGAAAACATACAGTTATGCTATACTGACAAATATTAAGGGACACGAAATATATATCGTACAAGGGGGATCGGTATGAATGCGCAACAAAGGCAAGTTGTTGCGGAACAGAAAGAAAAAATTTGGACGCGCAATTTTATTTTGATTTGCTTGGCCAACTTTTTCATTTTTCTTGGATTTCAAATGACGCTGCCGACACTGCCGCTGTTTGTCGAACACTTAGGCGGCAACGACCAGCTCATCGGCCTTGTCGTCGGGATTTTCACTTTTTCCGCACTTCTCGTCCGTCCGTTTGCCGGCCATGCGCTTGAGACGCGGGGACGGCGGTTTGTCTTTTTGCTTGGGCTGCTCATTTTTGTCGTTTCGGTCGGTTCGTACAGTGTCATCACCAGCATGCTTCTTCTCTTTTTGATGCGCGTCGTCCAAGGAATTGGCTGGGGGTTTTCGACAACCGCTTCCGGAACGGTGGCGACGGACATCATTCCGGCCAGCCGCCGCGGGGAGGGAATGGGTTATTACGGATTGTCAGGAAACATCGCCCTCGCTTTCGGTCCGTCGCTTGGACTTGTGCTTGCCGCTATGATTCCGTTTAGCCATTTGTTTCTGATTTGCGCTCTGCTTGGCGTTGCTTCCGTATTGTTTGCGGCGGCCATCACCTATAAAAAAGTGGAGGGAAGGCCGCGCTATGAGACGAACAAGTGGGACCTTTACGAAAAAACGGCGCTCGTTCCATCCGTGCTTCTCTTCTTTTTAACGGTGACGTTCGGCGGCATTGCTTCGTTTTTGCCGCTATATACGGCGCAAAAAGGGATCGGCGGTTTGCAGCTGTATTTTTTGCTTTATGCGCTCGCCCTGATGGTGACGCGCACGTTCGCCGGCCAGCTGTATGACCGGAAAGGGCATCGGGCTGTCTTTCTCCCAGGTGCGGGGCTCATTTTGCTTGCGATGCTGCTGCTCTCCTGGCTGCCGGGGGAATGGGCGCTGCTTTTGGCGGCAGTATTGTATGGCTTCGGTTTTGGCATGGTGCAGCCAGGGCTGCAGGCGTGGTCGGTTGAGCGGGCCCCTGTTCATCGGAAAGGAATGGCGAATGCAACGTTTTTCTCCTTTTTTGATTTAGGCGTTGGCATCGGGGCGATGGTGTTTGGCCAAATCAGCCACTGGTTCGGCTATCCGAGCATTTATGTAACCGCCGCCGGTTCGGTGCTTGTTTCCATGCTCGTTTACTTGAGCGTGCTGCGCAAAGAACAACCTCTTCATCCGCGGCAAGAAAGAAACGCTTAAGGTTTGTCCTTAAGCGTTTTTCTTTAGCGCCGCGAGTGCACTTCGTAGATGGCAAATTTTAAATAGTCGCCTTCATTGGCGGCAAGCAGTTTCGGGTGGTCATAGCCGGCGCCGTTCCAGTACACTTGGCGGAGCACTTTTTTGGCGTCAAACGCCGCATCGGCGATCATCTCTTGGAACATGTGCGGGCGAACATGGTACGAACAGCTCGACGTGACGAAAAAGCCGCCGTCTTTGACGAGTTTCAACCCGTTCAAATTGATGTCTTTATAGCCGCGCAGCGCTTTTGGCACCGCGTGGGCCGATTTGGCGAACGCCGGCGGGTCGATGATGACGACATCCCACTGTTTGCCGGATCGCACTGCTTCGCGTAAGTAATCGAATGCGTTGGCGACGACAAATTCTACATTTGTGAATCCGTTTAAGGCCGCATTTCGTTTTGCCGTCTCAATTGCATGCTCGGAAATGTCGACGGCGGTGGCGTGCTTCGCTCCGTACAGGCAGGCGTTCAGCATAAATGAGCCGGTATGGGTGAAACAATCAAGCACCGTCGTCTCCGGGCCGATGAGCGGGCGGAGGGCGGCGCGGTTTTGCCGCTGGTCGAAGAAAAAGCCGGTTTTTTGCCCGTTTTCAATGTCGACAATGTATTTCACGCCGTTCTCCTCGATTTCCATCTCCGTCTCCGCTTCCCCGTACCAAAACCCTTTTTCCTGTTTGAGACCCTCAAGCTCCCGCACGGACACATCGTTGCGCAAATAAATGGCCCTTGGAGCGAACACGTCAAGCAAGCCGCGCAAAATCCACTCTTTGTGCACTTCCATCCCGAGCGCCAAAATTTGCACCACAAGCACGTCCTCATATTTATCGACGATGAGCCCCGGCAGAAAATCGGCCTCGCCGTAGACGGCGCGGCATGAACGGACGCCCGGGAGCATCCGTTCGCGATACGCCCAAGCGCGGCGGATGCGCTCAATGAAAAACCGCTCATCGAGCTCGTCATCCGGGTTTTGCGTCAACACCCGGACGATGATTTGCGAGGCTGGATTGATGTAGCCTTTCGCCAACCAGTACCCTTGATGGTTATAGACATCGACAAAATCTCCCGGTGTGATGTCACCCTCGATACGGTCGACTTCGCTCTGAAAAATCCACGGATGGCCTTGTTCGAGCCGTTTTTTTCGTTGCCGCTTCAAGATCACTTTCGCCATCAGTTCCAACTCCCATCCGGTAATCAATCGTTGCGCTTTTATCATAGCGAATTGCGGAGCGCGGCGCAATGACAGCCGAAAAAAAAGGTTGACAACCGATGCGGCCGTGATATGATAAATGTAAAGAAAATTTCATCACAATCAGACATCCACTAGGGGGGCCTGTAAACAGGCTGAGATCAAAGTGTGACTTTGAGACCCTTAGCACCTGATCTGGGTAATGCCAGCGTAGGGAAGTGGAGGAGCTGCAGGCCGGCTTTGGCCGCATTGGAAAATCTGTATGCTCGCGCCGCCTTCTTTACGCGAATCGGTAAAGAAGGCGGCGCTTTTATTTTGGAAAAAGGGGGAATACGAATGTCGTTTGCAAGGCGCGTGCGCCAGGCGGCTGATCCGATCTGGCAGGCGAGTTTCCGTCACCCGTTTGTCAAAGAGCTTGGCGAAGGAACGTTGGATCGCGCAAAATTCCGCTATTATGTCATGCAAGATGCGTACTATTTGCGCCATTTTGCCCGTGTGCAGGCGATCGGGGCGGCGAAATCGCCGGATTTGGCGACGACGGCCCGGCTGGCGCACCATGCCCAAAGCACATGCGAAGCGGAATTGTCGCTTCATGAAACGTTTGCCGGACTGCTTGGCATCACCGAAGAGGAACGGGCTGCGTTCATGCCGGCGCCGACGGCTTACGCGTATACATCGCATATGTACCGGGCGGCGTATGAAGGGCATTTGGGCGATGTCATTGCCGCGATTTTGCCGTGCT is a window from the Geobacillus stearothermophilus ATCC 12980 genome containing:
- a CDS encoding YfiT family bacillithiol transferase, with the translated sequence MINTGTVDPIRYPIGTFQAPQQFEDGKVQEWIAAIRGLPNDLRAAVFGLNDEQLNTPYRDGGWTVAQVVHHLADASMNAFLRTKWGVTEDDPTVKPFAESEWAKTADACSLPIEPSLLLLDGLHARWTTLLESMTEADFHRLIQPEGALRPMPLYVLTALYAWHGRHHTAQIVSLRKRKGW
- a CDS encoding MFS transporter, translated to MNAQQRQVVAEQKEKIWTRNFILICLANFFIFLGFQMTLPTLPLFVEHLGGNDQLIGLVVGIFTFSALLVRPFAGHALETRGRRFVFLLGLLIFVVSVGSYSVITSMLLLFLMRVVQGIGWGFSTTASGTVATDIIPASRRGEGMGYYGLSGNIALAFGPSLGLVLAAMIPFSHLFLICALLGVASVLFAAAITYKKVEGRPRYETNKWDLYEKTALVPSVLLFFLTVTFGGIASFLPLYTAQKGIGGLQLYFLLYALALMVTRTFAGQLYDRKGHRAVFLPGAGLILLAMLLLSWLPGEWALLLAAVLYGFGFGMVQPGLQAWSVERAPVHRKGMANATFFSFFDLGVGIGAMVFGQISHWFGYPSIYVTAAGSVLVSMLVYLSVLRKEQPLHPRQERNA
- a CDS encoding class I SAM-dependent rRNA methyltransferase, which gives rise to MAKVILKRQRKKRLEQGHPWIFQSEVDRIEGDITPGDFVDVYNHQGYWLAKGYINPASQIIVRVLTQNPDDELDERFFIERIRRAWAYRERMLPGVRSCRAVYGEADFLPGLIVDKYEDVLVVQILALGMEVHKEWILRGLLDVFAPRAIYLRNDVSVRELEGLKQEKGFWYGEAETEMEIEENGVKYIVDIENGQKTGFFFDQRQNRAALRPLIGPETTVLDCFTHTGSFMLNACLYGAKHATAVDISEHAIETAKRNAALNGFTNVEFVVANAFDYLREAVRSGKQWDVVIIDPPAFAKSAHAVPKALRGYKDINLNGLKLVKDGGFFVTSSCSYHVRPHMFQEMIADAAFDAKKVLRQVYWNGAGYDHPKLLAANEGDYLKFAIYEVHSRR
- the tenA gene encoding thiaminase II, giving the protein MSFARRVRQAADPIWQASFRHPFVKELGEGTLDRAKFRYYVMQDAYYLRHFARVQAIGAAKSPDLATTARLAHHAQSTCEAELSLHETFAGLLGITEEERAAFMPAPTAYAYTSHMYRAAYEGHLGDVIAAILPCYWLYYEIGERLKTCRPNDPIYEKWISTYSSDWFRSLVEEQIDRLDAIAAAVTEEDRRRMEQHFLISSDYEYQFWEMAYRLERWPSAELMKSR